The nucleotide sequence CGCGTGCCACGCCGCTGATCAGTCACCGGGAACTCCGGCCGAGTCGTCGGGGCCGAGGCGCGCACCGGAGCGGGGGCGGGCGGGAAGCACGAGCCCAGCCTACGGGCGTCAGCGGGTGGCGGCCGCCCGCCGCTCCGGGCTGGACCCCCGGCTGGTCCCCGGGGACCGATGCCCGGTGACGGAATGCACGCACAGCGGCCGGGCGCGGATCGCCGAGTCGGGTCGGAGGCCGACGGGTGCTCGCGCGGGCGGCGTGAGGAAACCGGAGCGGACGCGGAACGGCACGCCGTACGGGGTGGCTGACCCGCCCTGGACAGGGGAAACTGTTGCTACGAAGAGGACGGTGGCGGCGTTTCCGGGTCGCCCGCGGGCGAACCGTCGACGTCGCCGACAGGTGCCGACACCCCGCCACTGCGGGCGGCCGGGCGCTGGGGCGTACCGGTGTGGTGGCGGCGCGGAAGGGCGACTGGCGAGACGGATCGGAACGGGCGTCCCCGGGGTGGCGACGCCGGTGGGAGGAGGGACCGAGCATGGGGGTGGATGCCGTCCTCTACCGGCAGGTGCGGGCCGGGCCTGCACGCCGCCGGCCGTCGTACGTCTCGACCGAGGTGGTTGCCGACCCGAACGACGTCCTGCTCGACCTGCTCAAGCGGGTGCGGGGCGGGGGTCGTACGCCGCTGCTGGACCGGGTCGACCCGCTCGGTGAGCTGGTGGTGGACGCCGAGGGGGTGCCGCAACTGCTGGACGAGCTTCGTTGCCTGGCCGAGGTGGCCCGGGCGCCGGCGGAGGTCGACCAGGTGCGCCGGCTGGCCCTGCTGGCCCGGCGGTGCCTCAGCAGCCGTGACGCCGAGATCCGGTTCGAGGGCGACTGAGCGCACGGACCGGGCAGGTCAGTAGGGCGGACCCACCAACGGACTCGGACTGACGCCGGTCGGCGCCCGGTCGCCGGCGGCCCCGCGCTCCGGCGGCGGTGCGAGGGCGTAGCCGTCGTCGCGGCGCACCACCATGGCCAGCTCCTCCAACATGGAGAGCTTGCGCATGGCGGTGCGCAGGTCCACCCCGGCGCGGGCCGCGACCTGCTCCACGCCGATCGCCTTCCGGCGGGGCAGCGCCTCCAGCACCTGGGCCGCCTCGTCGTCGAGCCGGTCGCGCGGCTGCTCCGGCGCGCGGGCGGGTGGCGCCAGGTCGTACCCGATCCGCCCCACCTCCTCCAGCACGTGGGCGGTGCCGGTCACGAGCCGTGCCTTGTGGTGCTCGCGCAGCGCCTCGTGCGCGCCCACCGACATGGCCGACGTGACCGGCCCCGGCACCACCATCCCCGGCCGGCCGACGCCGATCGCCCGGTTGAGGGTCTGGGTGGCGCCGCTGCGGGCCGCCGCCTCCACCAGCACGGTGCCCGCCGTCGCCGCGGCGATCACCCGGTTGCGGATGAGGAACCGGGGCCGCAGCGGCTCCGCGCCCGGCATCCACTCGCTCACCAGGAGGCCCGCCTCGGCGATCCGGTCGAACAGCGCGGCGTTGCCCATGGGGTACGGGCGGTCGACCCCGCAGGCCAGCACGGCGACCGTGAGCCCGCCGGCGGTCAGCGCGCCCCGGTGCGCCGCGGAGTCGATGCCGAACGCCCCGCCGGAGACCACCGTCCAGTCCCGGTCGGCCAGCCCGTAGCCCAGCTCGGTGGCGACGTGCGTGCCGTAGGGCGTGGCCGCCCGGGCGCCGACCACCGCCACCGATCGGGCCAGCGCCTCGCCCAGCGGTGGCGCCCCGCGTACCCAGAAGCAGAGCGGCGGAGCGGTCTCCAGGTCGACCCGGCGGCCGGTCCCCGACAGCCGCAGCGCGCGCAGGTCGGCGACCTGGGCCGGCCACTCCTCGTCCTCGGGGGTGACCACCCGCGCGCCGAGCCGCTCGGTGCGGCGCAGCGCCTGCTCGGCCACCTCCCGCGCCGCACCGGCGGCGGAGCGGGCCGCCACGGCCGCCCGCAGCGCCGCGTCCGGCGCGCCACCGGCCAGGAGCAGATCGAGCGCGGCGACCGGGCCGAGCTGGTCGACCAGTCGATGCACCGACCAGGTGCCGGGCTCGGTCAGCCAGGTCAACGCCACCCGCGCCAGCAGGCGTTCCTCCGTGCCGGTCACGCGCCCTCTCCCGTCCTCAGTTGGATGGCCTCCGCGATGTCCCCGCCGTCGGGGCGGTCCCGCCCGTCCAGGTCCGCGATCGTCCAGGCGAGCCGGACGACCCGGTCGAAGCCACGCGCCGAGAGCGATCCGGTGTCGAGCCTCCTGCGGAGCTCCCGGGTGTCCCGCGCCGGCAGGCGCCACGGGTGCTGGCGCAGGTGCGGGCCGGGGATCTCGGCGTTGAGCCGCCGGCCGGTCGTGGCCCATCGCTCGGCGGCGGCCCGACGGGCCGCGGCGACCCGGGCCGCGACCGTCGCGGAGCACTCGTGGGGGGTGCCGGTCTGCAGCAGCTCCGCCGCACGCACCGGGGGCAGCCGCACCTGAACGTCGACCCGGTCGAGCAGCGGACCGGAGAGCCGGCCCAGGTAGCGCCGGCGGGCCAGCGGAGTGCACTCGCAGTCGGCGTCGCCCGACGGCTTCGCGCAGGGACACGGATTGGCGGCCAGCACGAGTTGCGTCCGCGCCGGGTACTCGGTCGAGCCCTGGGCCCGGGCGACCTGGACCCGGCCGTTCTCCAGCGGCTGGCGCAGCGCCTCCAGCGCGCCCTTGCTGAACTCGGCGGCCTCGTCGAGGAAGAGCACGCCCCGGTGAGCCAGCGACACCGCCCCAGGCCGGGCCAGCCCGGACCCGCCGCCGACCAGCGCGGGAACCGTGGCGGTGTGGTGCGGCGCCTGGAACGGGGGCCGGCGGAGCAGCCGGCCACCGGGCGGCAGCAGCCCGGCGATCGAGTGCAGGGCGGTGACCTCCAGGGCGGCGTCGTCGTCGAGTTCCGGCAGGACCGACGGCAGCCGCTCGGCGAGCATGGTCTTGCCGGCGCCGGGCGGGCCGAGCAGCGCCAGGTGGTGCCCGCCGGCGGCCGCCACCTCCAGTGCCCGGCGGCCGAGCCGCTGCCCGGCCACCTCGGCCAGATCCGGCCCGCCGGTGACGGGAGCCGGCGTGTCGGCCGGCGGGGTGAGCAGGGGCGCGCCGTCCCGGACGAAGGCGACCAGCCGGTGCAGGGTGTCGACGGCGCGTACGCGGACGCCGGGGATCACCGCCGCCTCGGCGGCGTTGGCGGCCGGCACCACGACCTGGACGAGCCCGGCCCGGGCCGCGGCGGCCACCATGGGCAGCACGCCACGCACCGGTCGGACCGTGCCGTCGAGGCCCAGCTCGCCGAGGACCACCGTGGCGTCCAGCGGCAGGAGCGGCAGCTCGCCCGAGCCGCCGAGCACCGCCACGGCGATGGCCAGGTCGAAGGCGGAGCCGTATTTCGGCAGGGTGGCGGGCAGCAGGTTGAGGGTGATGCGGCGGTTCGGCCACTTCTGCCCGGAGTTGACGATGGCCGCGCGGACCCGGTCCCGGGCCTCGTGCAGCGCGGTGTCGGGCAGCCCGGAGATCACCATGCCGGGCAACCCGGGCGCCAGGTCGGCCTCGACCTCCACCACGTGCCCGGCCATCCCCACGAGGCCGACGCAGAGCACCTTGGCGTAGCTCATCGTCAGAACGCGCCTCTCACGTGCTCGACCCGGGCCGGCCCGGCGACCGGGAGCCGGACCGCCAGGACGTCGAAGCGGACCTCCTCGGCGGTCGTGCCCGTCGCGGCGAGCCAGCGGGCGGCCAGCCCGCGCAGCCGGCGCGCCTTGGCCCGCACCACCGCCTCGGCCGGACTGCCGAAGTCCTCCGTGCGCCGGGTCTTCACCTCGCAGAAGGCGAGCACCGGCCCGTCCCAGGCGATGATGTCGATCTCCCCCTCGGGGCACCGCCAGTTCCGGGCGATCGGGCGCAGCCCCGCCTCGATGAGGTGCCGCACCGCGCACCGTTCGCCGTACGCCCCGACGGCCTGGTTCCGCTTCGTCATGCCGGTCAGCCTGGGGCTCCCGTACCGGCGGCGGGGGCGCCCTGTGGACGACGGGAGGCCCTGTGGACGGACACACGATCATGCGTGGGCTGTGCTAGGCGCGGTCGGCCGTCGCCGGGGGTGGCCGGCGATCCGGCAGTGACCAGCGACGATGCCCGGGGGTGGCCCGGATGGCGCGGACGGTGCCGGTCGCATACCGTGCCGGTCGTGGACGGACGACGGAGCTATCCCGACGATCAGCAGGGGTCGCACAGGGGCGACCGCGGGTACGAGCCGGACTGGCGCGCCGCGGGCGAACCGCGCTACCGCGACGACTTCCCCGCACCGGAGCAGCGCACCGGCGAGAACCGGTACGGCGACCCGGCCCGGTTCGGGAGCGACGACCCGCTGGGCGACGACACGGGCGGCTGGCGCCCGCACCGGCTGGACGATCCGGTGGAGACCTCCGGCGAGCTGCCGGGGGAGCGCGGCGGCCGGCGAGCGGCCCGCGAGTCGGGCGACCCGCTCGGCCCGGACCGCACGGCGAACCCGCTCGGCTCGACCCGCACTGCCGACCCGCTCGGCTCGACCCGCACCGCCGACCCGCTCGGCGGGGACCGCGCCGCCGACCCGCTGCGTCCCGGCCCGCTGGGCGGCTACCCGGTCGTCGACCCGAGCCGTCCCACCGACCCCACCCACGCCGGCCCGGCGGTCACCCACGCCGGCCCCACCCCGGCCTACGCCGGCCCGACGCCGATCACCGTGGGGGACCGGCCCGGTCCCGGCGCGGCGACCCCGCTGGTCGTCGGGGAGCGGCCGGGCGGCCCCGCGCCCGAGCTGACGGCCGGACCGGTCCCGCACCCGCTGGAGATGCCGACCGGCCCGATGCCGTCGGTCGCGCCCCGGCCCGACGGCCCGCCGCCCGGCGACGGCGTCTACCGGACCCGCCGCCCGGCTCTCGCGGTGCTGCTCGCCGTCATGGTGCTGGTCCTGGAGATCCCCGCGCTGCGGGTGCTGCTGCGCGGCGTGGTCGGCGACCCGGTCTCCACCTCGCACGTCGTGGTGGGCACGTTCCTGGTGCTCGGGCTGCCGATCTTCGGCACCGGCCTGTACGGGCTGCGCACCGGAGGGCTGGCCCTCGCCGACGGCAGCCGCGGCTGGCTCCGCCCGCCGACCGCCTACCTGACCGTCGGCCTGGTGCTCTTCCTCGCCGCCGCCCTGGCCGCCGGCTGACCCGCCGCCCCGGGCGGCCAGCGTCCGCTGGCCTGCCATCCCGGTCACCCGGCAGGGCTGCCAGCCTCCGCTGACCTGCCACCCCGGTCAACGGCCCGGCAGGCAGCCTCCGGCCGACCCGCCGCCCCCGGCCGCGGGCTGACCCCGCAGCTCGCCGGCCGCCGGGTGAGGCAGGCCGACGGACCGCATGTGGCACACCGGAGGCGGGCGTCCCGAATGGGACCGGATGGGCGTTCCCGAACCCCGGGACCGGGGGGCGGCGAAGGGGCGTACACTGGTCGACTGGCGACCGCCTTGCGCGGTCGACCTCGCGCGCCCTCTCCACGGACCTCTCGTGGGGCGGCGGCCTCCCTGGTCCCGATCTTGATCGGGCCCACCATGGCCGGCGACCGGGCGCCAGGCGTCCGGCCGCCGGCCGGACGGGACAACCAGGGATGAACAGGGAGTACCCACCATGGCCGTCGTGACCATGCGTCAGCTGCTCGAGAGCGGTGTCCACTTCGGGCACCAGACCCGGCGCTGGAACCCGAAGATGAAGCGCTTCATCTTCACCGAGCGCAACGGTATCTACATCATCGACCTGCGCCAGACCCTCGACTACATCGAGAAGGCGTACGACTTCGTGCGCACCACCGTCGCCGGTGGCGGCAGCATCCTCTTCGTCGGCACCAAGAAGCAGGCCCAGGAGGCCATCGCCGAGCAGGCGACCCGGGTCGGCCAGCCGTACGTCAACCACCGCTGGCTCGGTGGCATGCTGACCAACTTCCAGACCGTGTACAAGCGGCTCCAGCGGATGAAGGAGCTGGAGGCCCTGGGTGACCTGAGCGGCACCGCCGCCGGTTACACCAAGAAGGAGACCCTGCAGCTCTCCCGCGAGAAGATCAAGCTCACCAAGACCCTCGGTGGTCTGCGGGACATGCAGAAGCTCCCGGCCGCGGTCTGGATCGTCGACACCAAGAAGGAGCACATCGCCGTCGACGAGGCCCGCAAGCTGGGCATCCCGGTGATCGCCGTGCTCGACACCAACTGTGACCCGGACGAGGTCGACTTCCCGATCCCGGGCAACGACGACGCGATCCGCTCGGCCGAGCTGCTGACCAAGGTCGTCGCCGCCGCC is from Micromonospora terminaliae and encodes:
- a CDS encoding YifB family Mg chelatase-like AAA ATPase encodes the protein MSYAKVLCVGLVGMAGHVVEVEADLAPGLPGMVISGLPDTALHEARDRVRAAIVNSGQKWPNRRITLNLLPATLPKYGSAFDLAIAVAVLGGSGELPLLPLDATVVLGELGLDGTVRPVRGVLPMVAAAARAGLVQVVVPAANAAEAAVIPGVRVRAVDTLHRLVAFVRDGAPLLTPPADTPAPVTGGPDLAEVAGQRLGRRALEVAAAGGHHLALLGPPGAGKTMLAERLPSVLPELDDDAALEVTALHSIAGLLPPGGRLLRRPPFQAPHHTATVPALVGGGSGLARPGAVSLAHRGVLFLDEAAEFSKGALEALRQPLENGRVQVARAQGSTEYPARTQLVLAANPCPCAKPSGDADCECTPLARRRYLGRLSGPLLDRVDVQVRLPPVRAAELLQTGTPHECSATVAARVAAARRAAAERWATTGRRLNAEIPGPHLRQHPWRLPARDTRELRRRLDTGSLSARGFDRVVRLAWTIADLDGRDRPDGGDIAEAIQLRTGEGA
- the rpsB gene encoding 30S ribosomal protein S2; this translates as MAVVTMRQLLESGVHFGHQTRRWNPKMKRFIFTERNGIYIIDLRQTLDYIEKAYDFVRTTVAGGGSILFVGTKKQAQEAIAEQATRVGQPYVNHRWLGGMLTNFQTVYKRLQRMKELEALGDLSGTAAGYTKKETLQLSREKIKLTKTLGGLRDMQKLPAAVWIVDTKKEHIAVDEARKLGIPVIAVLDTNCDPDEVDFPIPGNDDAIRSAELLTKVVAAAVADGLIARSGRGRGGDEKPEPGQVGADEPLAEWERELLEEPKKADEQPAAAAEQPATAEQPATAAAE
- a CDS encoding DNA-processing protein DprA: MDDRGPGRAGPPRRRGHRGGHPTEDGRGRVTGTEERLLARVALTWLTEPGTWSVHRLVDQLGPVAALDLLLAGGAPDAALRAAVAARSAAGAAREVAEQALRRTERLGARVVTPEDEEWPAQVADLRALRLSGTGRRVDLETAPPLCFWVRGAPPLGEALARSVAVVGARAATPYGTHVATELGYGLADRDWTVVSGGAFGIDSAAHRGALTAGGLTVAVLACGVDRPYPMGNAALFDRIAEAGLLVSEWMPGAEPLRPRFLIRNRVIAAATAGTVLVEAAARSGATQTLNRAIGVGRPGMVVPGPVTSAMSVGAHEALREHHKARLVTGTAHVLEEVGRIGYDLAPPARAPEQPRDRLDDEAAQVLEALPRRKAIGVEQVAARAGVDLRTAMRKLSMLEELAMVVRRDDGYALAPPPERGAAGDRAPTGVSPSPLVGPPY
- a CDS encoding YraN family protein, with product MTKRNQAVGAYGERCAVRHLIEAGLRPIARNWRCPEGEIDIIAWDGPVLAFCEVKTRRTEDFGSPAEAVVRAKARRLRGLAARWLAATGTTAEEVRFDVLAVRLPVAGPARVEHVRGAF